A DNA window from Pyrus communis chromosome 3, drPyrComm1.1, whole genome shotgun sequence contains the following coding sequences:
- the LOC137728144 gene encoding zinc finger BED domain-containing protein RICESLEEPER 2-like: MLNTAIQSIRNAVRYVRSSPQRLESFKRCVEKVRIESKGFVILDVPTRWNSTFLMLESALKFKMAFDRLKVDDSHYLPYFTKENHDNIREGPPSTHDWSEAGIFASFLRPFFEVTLKVCCSNTPTIHTTFGDLFKIKSLLLENKGNEFLSMIFMLMQEKYDKYWGSNDDMNQYVFLALVLDPRHKLEKVVDYYEILYGEDEEKVEIATNAVKDLLFDLYKIHEELSFDTQQSTSSGGSSQLATTSGDPLSSMIEIERKLKEKSEIRKAKRALIVHNDLDRYLSDPNEGEEEANFDILNWWRVNGLSKYPILARVAKEILAIPVSTIASESSFSTSGQIIDPYRSSLSPKMVEALICTQNWLRSIHVALHHEPTIREIEFCEEVEKCNFTYCIWFC, translated from the coding sequence ATGTTGAATACCGCCATACAAAGCATTCGTAATGCGGTTAGGTATGTAAGATCTTCCCCTCAAAGGTTGGAGAGCTTTAAAAGGTGTGTTGAGAAAGTGAGAATAGAAAGCAAAGGGTTTGTGATTTTAGATGTCCCTACTAGGTGGAATTCCACATTTTTAATGTTGGAATCGGCTTTGAAGTTCAAGATGGCTTTTGATAGGTTGAAAGTAGATGATAGTCATTACCTTCCTTACTTTACTAAAGAAAATCATGATAATATAAGGGAAGGGCCACCTTCGACTCATGATTGGAGTGAGGCGGGAATATTTGCATCCTTTTTGAGACCTTTCTTTGAAGTCACTTTAAAAGTGTGTTGTTCTAATACTCCAACAATTCATACTACTTTTGGTGATTTGTTTAAGATCAAAAGTCTCCTCCTAGAAAACAAAGGTAATGAATTCTTGTCTATGATCTTCATGCTgatgcaagaaaaatatgacaaaTATTGGGGTTCAAATGATGATATGAATCAATATGTTTTTCTTGCACTTGTGCTTGATCCTCGCCATAAATTGGAGAAAGTGGTTGATTATTATGAGATACTATATGGCGAGGACGAGGAAAAAGTTGAAATTGCAACCAATGCGGTGAAAGATTTGTTGTTTGATCTTTACAAGATTCATGAAGAGTTGTCTTTTGATACACAACAAAGCACAAGTAGTGGTGGTAGTTCTCAATTAGCAACTACAAGTGGAGATCCTTTATCAAGCATGATAGAGATTGAAAGAAAGTTGAAAGAGAAAAGTGAAATAAGAAAAGCAAAGAGAGCCCTTATTGTGCACAATGATTTGGATAGGTATCTTTCGGATCCTAATGAAGGGGAAGAAGAGGCAAACTTTGATATCTTGAATTGGTGGAGGGTGAATGGACTTTCTAAGTATCCTATTTTGGCACGAGTTGCAAAAGAGATTTTAGCTATTCCTGTATCAACCATTGCTTCGGAATCCTCCTTTAGTACAAGTGGACAAATAATTGATCCATATCGTAgttctttgagtccaaaaatGGTGGAAGCTTTGATATGTACACAAAATTGGCTTAGGTCAATTCATGTAGCATTACATCATGAGCCAACCATTAGGGAGATTGAATtttgtgaagaagttgagaaatGTAATTTTACTTATTGCATTTGGTTTTGTTAG